The following proteins are encoded in a genomic region of Trypanosoma brucei gambiense DAL972 chromosome 8, complete sequence:
- a CDS encoding amino acid transporter, putative has product MRATKKHPNDGKGATTDPFVDGSNPIPSEVAAFDPSQQEHVDVVKEVKPSLFAVLLEKFIPHGGLWSCALNLASATLGAGICSLPAGFNLSGIVMSCIYLVCVAVGTVYSLNLLAKVAVKTGSRNYGEAAKAVMGPLTGYYAAALMIVMCFGGSVAYIIIIGIILKAVLNRDGVPEYLKSESGNRLMTSMVWLVMILPMCIPKQVNSLRHLSFVGVMFIVYFSCVVIGHSINKIINEGVADDIVYMRTGNSALDGLSLFLFSFICQPNAFEIFREMKHRSPQRFTIYGTVGMSMCAVLYFLVGLFGYLEFGGDAIDTVLSLYDPGENVAVAIAYIGVAAKVCVAFALHIIPMRDALYHCTGWHVDTVPYWKHSLIVTSITLAALLMGLFIPKASTVFGLVGAFCGGHIGLVLPPLFYMYSGGFTREKVGNIDFFGTYLLLFVGVVAVVFGTVSTIYNTVP; this is encoded by the coding sequence ATGCGAGCCACCAAAAAGCATCCGAATGATGGAAAGGGAGCCACTACCGATCCATTTGTTGACGGCAGCAATCCAATTCCCTCTGAGGTCGCTGCTTTCGATCCTTCGCAGCAGGAACATGTTGATGTggtaaaggaagtgaaacccTCGCTTTTCGCCGTACTTCTTGAGAAGTTTATTCCCCATGGTGGATTGTGGTCCTGTGCCCTGAACCTGGCCTCTGCTACATTGGGTgctggcatttgctcactGCCTGCAGGTTTCAATTTGAGTGGGATTGTTATGTCCTGCATTTACCTTGTTTGCGTTGCGGTTGGCACGGTGTACTCTCTTAATCTTCTTGCAAAGGTTGCAGTGAAGACGGGATCGCGTAATTACGGAGAAGCTGCCAAAGCAGTGATGGGTCCACTTACTGGTTACTACGCGGCAGCGCTTATGATAGTGATGTGCTTTGGCGGCTCCGTTGCTtacatcatcattattggtATCATTTTGAAGGCTGTGCTCAATCGTGATGGTGTTCCGGAATATTTGAAATCAGAAAGTGGTAATCGGCTAATGACATCCATGGTGTGGTTGGTGATGATCTTACCTATGTGCATTCCCAAGCAGGTTAATTCATTGCGCCACTTATCCTTTGTGGGTGTGATGTTTATTGTGTATTTTTCATGTGTTGTTATTGGCCATTCCATTAATAAGATCATTAATGAGGGTGTCGCTGATGACATCGTGTACATGCGCACTGGAAATAGCGCTTTAGATGGCTTATCACTATTTCTCTTCTCATTTATCTGCCAGCCGAACGCATTTGAAATATTCCGTGAGATGAAACACCGGTCGCCGCAACGCTTCACAATATATGGTACTGTCGGCATGTCAATGTGTGCTGTGCTTTACTTCCTGGTTGGTTTATTTGGTTATTTGGAGTTTGGAGGGGATGCCATTGACACAGTGCTGTCTCTATATGATCCAGGTGAGAATGTTGCCGTTGCAATTGCGTACATTGGGGTTGCTGCCAAGGTTTGTGTTGCCTTTGCTTTGCACATCATACCAATGCGTGATGCACTGTACCATTGTACGGGTTGGCATGTTGATACTGTACCGTATTGGAAGCATTCCCTTATTGTGACGTCTATTACTTTAGCGGCTCTACTAATGGGACTCTTCATTCCGAAAGCATCCACTGTTTTTGGTCTCGTTGGTGCTTTCTGTGGTGGTCATATCGGACTTGTGTTGCCTCCGTTGTTCTACATGTACTCAGGTGGCTTCACGAGGGAAAAAGTTGGTAATATTGATTTCTTTGGTActtatctccttctttttgttggtgttgtggctGTTGTATTTGGCACGGTTTCAACAATATACAACACGGTGCCGTag